Proteins encoded within one genomic window of Raineyella fluvialis:
- a CDS encoding Lrp/AsnC family transcriptional regulator: MDLLDREILSQLQGDGRLTLTELAGRVGLSVSPCHRRLRALEHEGVITGYHAQLDPAKVGLTFEALVFVTMDSTSAATVAAFETAVVAVPHVIRAERLFGSPDYLLRIIAADLPDYQRLWDTHLATLPGVRRLESTIVMKTLVRDRGLPLTVTDGQ, from the coding sequence ATGGACCTGCTTGACCGCGAAATTCTTTCCCAACTGCAAGGCGACGGACGGCTGACACTCACCGAATTGGCCGGGCGGGTGGGCCTGAGCGTGTCCCCATGTCACCGCAGGCTGAGGGCTCTCGAACACGAAGGAGTCATCACCGGCTACCACGCCCAACTGGACCCGGCCAAGGTCGGGCTGACCTTCGAGGCGCTGGTCTTCGTCACTATGGATTCGACGAGCGCCGCAACGGTGGCGGCGTTCGAGACCGCGGTGGTGGCCGTCCCCCATGTGATCCGCGCTGAGCGCCTCTTCGGCTCGCCGGACTACCTGCTGCGCATCATCGCGGCGGACCTGCCGGATTATCAGCGGCTGTGGGACACCCACCTGGCCACCCTTCCAGGCGTACGGCGGCTGGAGTCCACGATCGTGATGAAGACCCTCGTCCGGGACCGAGGTCTCCCCCTGACCGTGACGGACGGACAGTGA
- a CDS encoding LysE family translocator, protein MAIGSLAAFWVVSFLLVLTPGADWAYAISAGLRHRSVIPAVGGLLSGYVMITLVVAAGVAALLARTPGALGVLTYAGAGYLAWLGLTTIRHPPTPQQAADAPDNSWMAQLCRGAAVSGLNPKALLLFLALLPQFTDPAGHWPVALQVAALGGLHIVSSGVVYLGVGSGSRAVLRTRPAAARAVGRFSGIAMTLIAIGLLVEQLTRL, encoded by the coding sequence ATGGCGATCGGATCACTGGCGGCGTTCTGGGTGGTGTCGTTCCTGCTCGTCCTGACTCCGGGAGCCGACTGGGCCTACGCGATCAGCGCCGGCCTGCGCCATCGGTCGGTCATCCCTGCCGTCGGGGGACTGCTGTCCGGCTATGTGATGATCACCCTCGTCGTGGCGGCCGGTGTCGCGGCGCTACTGGCCCGGACTCCGGGTGCCCTGGGCGTGCTCACCTACGCCGGAGCCGGCTACCTGGCCTGGCTCGGCCTCACCACGATCCGCCATCCACCCACGCCGCAGCAAGCAGCCGACGCCCCGGACAACTCCTGGATGGCGCAGTTGTGTCGTGGGGCCGCGGTCAGCGGCCTGAACCCGAAGGCGTTGCTGCTCTTCCTGGCGCTACTGCCCCAGTTCACCGATCCGGCTGGCCACTGGCCGGTCGCCCTGCAGGTGGCAGCCCTCGGCGGCCTCCACATTGTCTCCTCCGGCGTGGTCTACCTCGGTGTCGGCTCGGGATCCCGGGCAGTGCTGCGGACGCGTCCGGCGGCCGCCCGGGCCGTGGGTCGCTTCTCCGGCATCGCGATGACCCTGATCGCCATCGGCCTGTTGGTCGAGCAGTTGACTCGTCTCTGA